The stretch of DNA CGAGAGGTCGTAGGTTCAAGTCCTATACCGCCCACCAAAGAAAAACCCGCCCAGCGCGGGTTTTTTTAGTTTGGGAAAAAGGTCAACGGTGCGCCGTGCGTAACCGCCTCTTTCTTCCTCTCCAAAAGATCACTCAGATTCAGCGCCCACCCCTCCCGCTCCGACTGAAAAACCGTCCGGTACTGAGTCAAGGTAAAAGCGACTGAAGCATGACCCAGTTGCTTGCTCACCACTTCCACCGGAATGCCCCGGCGCAAGGTGAGACTGGCATAGGTATGGCGCAGCCCGTGAATCGGCAAATGCCTGATGCCCGCCCTGTCACAGATCTGCTCCATATCCCGCTTCAGGTTGTTCGGATCCAGCGTGGCCCCGTAACTGTTGGTAAAAATGCGCCCACGCTCTCTCCACACCCGCTTGCGCTCATACCCTTTGGGGTGCCCCTTCACCGAGCCAGCCAGCGCCTCCCGCTGCACCGCTTGATCAGCCTGCACTTCCCTCAGCAGCGTCACTGTATCCGGCGACAGATAGACAGTGCGCTGACTGCCCTTAGTTTTCGGCGTGGTGACAATTGGCCCCTTGCTCGCCGCGGCCACAATCTCGGTCACCTCTGCCGTGCCTCTGGCCAGATCCACATCCTGCCAGCGCAGGCCCGCCACCTCACCGCGCCTCATGCCGGTGCTCAGGGCAAAGATGAAGTCCCCGCCGCGCTAATCCTCTTTCGCAGCGGCGAGGAACTGGGCGGCTTCCTCCGGCGTGAAGGTGGGCAGCCCCTTGCGCTCTTTGCCCCGCAGCGGCGCAGGCTTCACGATCTCAGCCACATTACGCGTCACCAGTTCCAGCCGGAAGGCGTCACCTAAAGCAGAGATCAGGAATTGATGCACCTGGCGCTGACTGGACGCGCCGAGGTCTTCTTTGTTGAGATGGTCGAAGAGGCGGCGCAGGTCAGCCGGAACTAGCTTCTGCAAGCGCTTGGTGCCGATGGTCGGGGAGATGAAGCGCTTGAGATGGTCGGCCTGAATCTCGTAGGTTCGCACGGCGCGAGCTTTCTCTTTGCTGGCCGCCCGCCGCGAGGGTCTCAAGCGGTACGGCGTGACGGGACAAGAAGTGGATGTGGCGCTGAACAACCTCCAACCCTGGCGCGGGAGTGACGACAACGCCCGAGCGGCGGTGGCCTACCTCAATCAGTGGGGCAAGGCGCTGAAGGATCAGGCGGCAGAAGAGGCCCAGCGGGCCACTGAGGCCGCCATGACCGCCGAAACCATATTGACCCCAGAGCAGCGGGGACAGTTGCAAGCGGTTGTCAAAGCCAGCGGCGCTCTCAGCAGTGAGGAACGGTACGCGCTGTGGGGGTACATGTTCAACCACCCCACGCCGATGGCGACCAACAATCTGAGCGCAGACCAGGCCGCCGATCTGCTGGACACCTTCAGCGCCATGAATCCGGATGAGCGTGCCCAGTGCCTCACCGAAGCCCGCACCAAATTCATGGTGGCTGCGTCGTGATGGCTCCCCCTTCTCTTTGGCAACACGGGCGCCGGATCCTGATGAATGCTCTTGACCTCACCGCCAACCGTCTGAACGCCGGCCTTGGCACGGTAGGGCTGGGGTCAGGCTAGCCAAACAGCCCCACCACGGTGTGCTCCCTCGATTCAAGCATGATGTCCGGGCACAGAGGGGTCACGTAGTACCAGCGCCCCTCCACCCGCGCCCCCAAGGGCTTCTGGTAGGGAGGATGCCAGGTAACCTCTGGTACCTCCTGCAACCAGCGGGTCTCCAGAGCGGCGAGACCCTGAAGCTGCACATCACGCCCTGGCTTGTCGGTCGCCTTCTGAAATTCTTCCGGCGTGAGTGCCGAGAAGTCCAGCGGCACGCTAATTCCCTTGGGCTGCAGGACGGCCGTATGTCCGTCATAGGACGCGGTACTCAAACAGGGCACATCGATGAGGCCTGTTCGCGGGAAGGTTTCCGAAGTGATGGGATACACCAAGAACGCCATGTGACTGAGGGTACGCCCAACCGGATGGACTGGACGCAGCACAGCGAGGGCGAAGGCGCGGCGAGGGTAACGCCACGGGCAGAACTGGGGTCAACGCTCATCCCTGACGGCGACCACCAGTTCTACAGCATCTTCCCGAAAATGCAGGCCCAGCGATGAGCGCCCCTATTCCCGGCGTGCATACGGCTCTCAAGCGTGGTCAGGACACCGTCATGCCCAACTGGGCACTTGAAGCCTTCGACACCTTGACCCTGATGAGTGACGCCAAGTTGCTGGGCTGGCTCACCCGCCACCGCCAGTACCGCGCCAACAGTTACAGCACCAAGCAGCTGGCGATTGCTTTGGAGCTTGATCCCAGAACGGTGCGAGATGGACTGGTCAGATTGCGCGAGGCCGGGCACATCTTGAGCATCGATGGGCTGCATTGTTCGGTGGATGCCCACAGCCGATTGACCCCGAGCCAGATCAAGGCGGCGGCAACGCCGGTGCAAGCCTCGCGCAAGCCTGCTGCAACGCCCGTGCAAATATACCCCGCCCAAAACGCTGAATATGGCGTACAGGACGAAGAAAAACAACCCCTGAAGAAAGGAAGAAAGGAAGACAAGAATTTAAAACCACAGGCGCAGGAAGACGCTGCGCCGTGGGGTGAAGATCCTGCTGCTCCTGTTCAGGATGAAGTTCAAGGCCCGGCACGCCATACCCCCATAGCAAGCCACCGACAAGCCAACTGTTCCGCGCCGCGCCGAGGTGGCCACGCCGTTTCAGGAACTCTTTGCCGCCCTTGCGCTGGCTTGCTATGGGGGTCAGGAAGACCTGACCAACAGCGCCAGCGTCCGTCTGGCCAGCGCTGCCAAGAGCTTCGACAAAGCCAAATTCGTGGCCA from Deinococcus sp. QL22 encodes:
- a CDS encoding site-specific integrase, whose amino-acid sequence is MRRGEVAGLRWQDVDLARGTAEVTEIVAAASKGPIVTTPKTKGSQRTVYLSPDTVTLLREVQADQAVQREALAGSVKGHPKGYERKRVWRERGRIFTNSYGATLDPNNLKRDMEQICDRAGIRHLPIHGLRHTYASLTLRRGIPVEVVSKQLGHASVAFTLTQYRTVFQSEREGWALNLSDLLERKKEAVTHGAPLTFFPN